The following proteins are encoded in a genomic region of Laspinema palackyanum D2c:
- a CDS encoding serine hydrolase domain-containing protein — protein sequence MNPKPRPIASFMVTPLYLLGSLLLTSCFAIPLGSSGAEVHGSSELAFGAKRTAEIDRIVADSLWENGPGVAVLILDQGAIWQKGYGFSDVGAQRSITPDTVFDLASVSKQMTAMGILILMEAGELELEDAVIEHLPDFAEPNPDDPILIADLLYHTSGLADYTGDAWQGTDAAFARLTVEDHLQWLNTQDIEGDRGVEFEYNNSGYALLALIIERVSGQSFGDFMAEQIFMPLGMNNTVVFTDLAQQIPNRAEGYAVSPEGTFNPSASPSVIAGDGNIFSSIADLARYDQGLRNGDLVEPATLQLAFTSGTLDDGESFAYGLGWGVGSDYVEHSGSWYGTSTFYRHYTEKPVTIIVLSNDENYPVDQLVDDLAKLLGY from the coding sequence ATGAACCCTAAACCTAGACCGATCGCCTCCTTTATGGTTACCCCGCTTTACCTATTGGGCAGTTTATTGTTAACCAGTTGTTTCGCCATTCCCCTGGGGTCATCGGGGGCTGAAGTGCACGGGTCATCGGAGCTTGCCTTTGGGGCTAAACGCACCGCTGAAATCGATCGCATCGTTGCAGACAGCCTCTGGGAAAATGGGCCCGGTGTAGCGGTGCTGATTCTTGATCAGGGGGCAATATGGCAAAAGGGCTATGGTTTCAGCGATGTGGGAGCGCAACGCTCGATTACGCCGGATACGGTGTTTGATTTGGCTTCGGTATCCAAGCAAATGACAGCGATGGGGATTTTGATTCTCATGGAGGCGGGAGAATTGGAACTAGAGGATGCAGTCATCGAGCATCTGCCGGATTTTGCAGAGCCCAACCCCGATGACCCGATTTTAATTGCTGATTTACTCTATCACACTTCGGGTTTAGCGGACTATACAGGGGATGCTTGGCAGGGGACAGATGCGGCTTTTGCCCGGTTAACGGTTGAGGATCATTTGCAATGGTTGAATACCCAGGATATTGAGGGCGATCGCGGCGTTGAATTTGAGTATAACAATAGTGGTTATGCTCTTTTAGCCTTAATCATTGAGCGGGTTTCGGGGCAATCTTTTGGGGACTTTATGGCGGAGCAGATTTTTATGCCCTTGGGGATGAATAATACCGTGGTGTTTACGGATTTAGCGCAACAGATCCCCAATCGGGCTGAGGGCTATGCGGTTTCCCCCGAAGGGACGTTTAACCCCTCTGCGTCGCCTTCAGTGATTGCGGGGGATGGCAATATTTTTAGTTCGATCGCCGATTTAGCCCGGTATGATCAGGGGTTACGCAATGGCGATCTCGTGGAACCTGCAACCTTACAATTAGCCTTCACATCGGGAACTTTGGATGATGGCGAATCTTTTGCCTATGGTTTAGGGTGGGGAGTGGGCTCGGACTATGTGGAGCATAGTGGGAGTTGGTACGGCACAAGCACTTTTTATCGCCATTATACGGAGAAGCCGGTGACAATCATTGTGTTGTCCAATGATGAAAATTATCCGGTGGATCAGTTGGTGGATGATCTGGCGAAGTTGCTGGGATATTAA
- the gnd gene encoding decarboxylating NADP(+)-dependent phosphogluconate dehydrogenase — protein MSKQKFGVIGLGVMGENLALNVESRGFPVAVYNRTGSVTDKFMAARGGTKQVKATYSLEEFVTSLERPRRILVMVKAGGPVDAVIAQLRPLLEEGDMIIDGGNSLYQDTERRTKDLESTGLGFVGMGVSGGEEGALKGPSLMPGGTEQAYRDLEPILTAIAAQVNDGPCVTYIGPGGSGHYVKMVHNGIEYGDMQLIAEAYDLLKSIVGLDHRQLQKVFAEWNTTPELDSFLIEITAEIFRYLDPQTNGPLVEMIMDSAGQKGTGRWTAADALELGVAIPTIAAAVNARIMSSVKEERVAASKQLTGPSIKFDGDTQEFINKVRDALYCSKICSYAQGMDLLSKASKQFGYNLNLGEVARIWKGGCIIRAAFLDKIKQAFDENPELPNLLLAPEFKQTILDRQEAWRDVIAMSNKMGIPVPAFSASLDYFDSYRRDRLPQNLTQAQRDYFGAHTYERTDKPRGEFFHTEWTQVSQETLRKTGQPE, from the coding sequence ATGAGTAAGCAGAAATTTGGTGTGATTGGTCTAGGCGTCATGGGAGAAAACCTGGCCCTCAACGTCGAAAGTCGCGGCTTTCCGGTAGCCGTCTACAATCGCACCGGCAGCGTCACCGATAAATTCATGGCCGCCAGAGGAGGCACGAAACAGGTCAAAGCTACCTACAGCTTAGAAGAGTTTGTAACGTCCCTAGAACGCCCCCGTCGCATCCTGGTGATGGTGAAAGCCGGGGGTCCCGTGGATGCGGTGATCGCTCAACTCAGGCCCTTATTAGAAGAGGGAGACATGATTATTGATGGCGGGAATTCCCTCTATCAAGACACGGAACGCCGGACCAAAGACTTGGAATCCACCGGACTCGGATTTGTCGGCATGGGAGTCAGCGGTGGAGAAGAAGGGGCGCTCAAGGGGCCCAGTTTGATGCCCGGTGGGACTGAACAAGCCTACCGCGACTTAGAACCCATTCTGACGGCGATCGCCGCCCAAGTGAATGATGGTCCCTGCGTCACCTATATCGGCCCTGGCGGTTCCGGTCACTATGTGAAAATGGTGCATAACGGCATCGAGTATGGCGATATGCAGCTCATCGCCGAAGCGTATGACCTCCTCAAGAGCATTGTCGGACTCGATCATCGCCAGTTACAGAAAGTATTTGCGGAATGGAATACCACCCCAGAACTTGACTCATTTTTGATTGAAATTACCGCAGAGATTTTCCGCTACCTCGACCCACAAACCAACGGTCCTCTAGTGGAAATGATTATGGATTCAGCCGGACAAAAAGGCACCGGACGCTGGACTGCTGCCGATGCCTTAGAATTGGGCGTTGCGATTCCCACGATCGCCGCTGCGGTGAATGCCCGGATTATGTCTTCCGTCAAAGAGGAACGGGTGGCTGCTTCTAAGCAATTAACTGGACCGAGTATCAAATTTGATGGAGATACTCAGGAGTTTATCAATAAGGTTCGCGATGCCTTATACTGCTCTAAAATTTGTTCATACGCCCAAGGCATGGATTTATTGAGCAAAGCCTCCAAACAGTTTGGATATAACTTAAATCTGGGTGAAGTCGCCCGGATTTGGAAAGGCGGCTGTATTATTCGGGCAGCTTTCTTGGATAAAATTAAGCAAGCCTTTGATGAAAATCCCGAATTACCGAACTTGCTTCTAGCACCGGAATTCAAACAAACGATTTTGGACCGCCAAGAAGCATGGCGGGATGTGATTGCCATGTCGAATAAAATGGGGATTCCCGTTCCGGCATTTAGTGCCTCCCTAGATTATTTCGACAGCTACCGCCGCGATCGGCTCCCCCAAAATCTCACTCAAGCCCAACGGGATTACTTCGGCGCACATACCTATGAACGCACCGATAAACCCCGGGGTGAATTCTTCCATACCGAATGGACACAAGTTTCCCAAGAAACCTTGAGGAAAACAGGTCAACCCGAGTAA
- a CDS encoding Ycf66 family protein: MLPYILALAVAVGSFAIYMAAFFFPEVHRKGDLIWSGVGLFYALVLWFCAGRISGAVLLGQMASVGLLGWFGWQALTLRRQTTPLAEQTPISGEEIDRLTGGLTAMFKTKSAPKPQTIPQPVPQTAMKVEEPAVAPPPVATVPEVSPVPVTPKPVTPAKPAAKVTTIPPKTPRFADRFSFLFKGKDKDKNKNKTQAKPTPGPKTQPQPPAEVASVPSPEPTLVQPPVPVEPPPAEPILVQPPVPVEPPLPEPGLIEPEAEVIRLEMPVEVPREDAPEERLEMPAAAALEGATVESQLSEDDDFGFDDDDLEGPGVTKADAKAVAETINPPLDEPVKPSLNKVAAKSVTPVAKKPQGPSLLTQIKAGIQGLLNFRKSPPVKPKAPISQPVETKTEVEPKPAIAVDSITVESSPEISDTKPPQETPTVVITTADVVVEVTVQAGEPVEVVTSANPSGEEVIEAIITTDEGIVEERVLAAIPPNPPETEASELVGESGSEVLPEGRLTPEPVEEYAPEVELAPPAEAVIPIEDRVVEVIEVSEPAVKVTPADPAESELPQMESNPFLNRPQRQDPAVVEDTSESGEAQGQVTLPADSDPTSQKEGNS, translated from the coding sequence ATGCTTCCATACATCCTGGCCTTAGCCGTCGCGGTGGGTAGCTTCGCGATTTATATGGCCGCTTTCTTTTTTCCAGAAGTCCATCGCAAAGGCGACCTCATTTGGAGTGGCGTTGGACTATTTTATGCCTTAGTCTTATGGTTCTGTGCGGGCCGGATTTCTGGGGCGGTCCTGTTAGGACAAATGGCGAGTGTGGGCTTATTGGGGTGGTTTGGCTGGCAAGCCTTAACTCTGCGCCGACAAACGACCCCACTGGCGGAACAAACTCCCATATCTGGCGAGGAAATCGATCGCCTCACCGGAGGGTTAACGGCGATGTTTAAAACCAAATCCGCACCGAAACCTCAAACGATCCCCCAACCTGTCCCCCAAACGGCAATGAAGGTTGAGGAGCCCGCAGTCGCCCCCCCTCCCGTGGCGACAGTTCCAGAGGTCTCCCCAGTCCCAGTGACCCCGAAACCTGTGACTCCGGCAAAACCAGCGGCGAAGGTGACCACCATCCCACCGAAAACCCCTCGATTTGCCGATCGCTTCTCTTTCTTGTTTAAAGGTAAAGACAAAGATAAAAACAAAAATAAAACTCAAGCCAAACCCACCCCAGGGCCAAAAACTCAACCCCAACCCCCTGCTGAGGTGGCCTCAGTTCCCAGTCCTGAACCCACCCTGGTCCAGCCTCCGGTTCCCGTAGAACCCCCACCGGCTGAACCCATCCTAGTCCAACCTCCGGTTCCCGTGGAACCCCCACTGCCAGAACCCGGTTTAATCGAACCGGAAGCGGAGGTGATCCGTCTGGAAATGCCTGTGGAAGTACCAAGGGAGGATGCTCCCGAGGAGCGACTAGAAATGCCGGCGGCAGCAGCACTAGAAGGCGCTACGGTGGAATCTCAGCTGTCCGAGGATGATGATTTTGGCTTTGACGATGATGATTTAGAAGGTCCGGGGGTCACGAAAGCAGATGCGAAAGCCGTCGCCGAAACCATAAATCCCCCACTGGATGAACCCGTTAAGCCCTCCCTGAACAAAGTGGCGGCTAAATCAGTGACTCCCGTGGCTAAAAAACCCCAGGGTCCAAGTTTATTGACCCAAATTAAAGCGGGAATCCAAGGGTTGCTGAATTTCCGCAAGTCTCCTCCGGTTAAGCCTAAAGCACCGATTTCTCAGCCGGTTGAGACGAAAACGGAGGTTGAACCCAAACCGGCGATCGCAGTGGACTCGATTACCGTGGAGTCCTCCCCGGAAATCTCTGACACCAAACCGCCACAAGAAACGCCGACGGTGGTCATCACGACTGCTGATGTTGTGGTGGAGGTTACGGTGCAGGCAGGGGAACCCGTGGAGGTGGTGACTTCTGCCAATCCGTCAGGGGAGGAAGTAATAGAAGCAATCATCACGACGGATGAGGGAATTGTGGAGGAACGGGTGCTGGCGGCTATTCCACCGAATCCACCAGAAACGGAAGCATCAGAGCTCGTTGGGGAGTCAGGATCGGAAGTTTTACCGGAAGGGAGACTGACTCCTGAACCTGTTGAGGAATATGCTCCAGAAGTGGAACTCGCACCCCCTGCGGAAGCGGTGATTCCGATAGAGGATCGGGTAGTCGAGGTGATTGAGGTTTCTGAACCTGCGGTAAAAGTGACTCCGGCAGATCCGGCTGAGTCGGAGTTGCCACAGATGGAGAGCAATCCGTTTTTAAATCGCCCACAACGGCAAGATCCGGCAGTAGTTGAGGATACCTCAGAATCGGGGGAGGCTCAGGGTCAAGTTACTCTACCGGCTGATAGCGACCCTACTTCGCAGAAGGAAGGGAATTCATAG
- a CDS encoding pentapeptide repeat-containing protein translates to MNELDQYYRELGLEPGASLEEVNQAYKDLAFIWHPDRIPKDNARLVSKAQDKLKQINEARDRLRSGPGKPSASDRPSSGYQTNKSSAGYTYSNPPHPGDRTHAHAQGQRRSHKPHNPDLTGADLRGQNLREKDLSGRNLSHANLSQADLSDGFLHKINLSGANLQGANLFRANLLQANLTYANLQNVNLIGADLSGADLTGADLRGAKIGTKDRLFVKLIGTKLTGAIMPDGRIHE, encoded by the coding sequence ATGAACGAGCTGGATCAATACTATCGAGAACTGGGGTTAGAGCCTGGAGCATCACTAGAGGAAGTGAACCAGGCTTATAAAGATTTGGCGTTTATTTGGCATCCCGATCGCATTCCCAAGGATAATGCCCGTTTGGTTTCCAAAGCCCAAGATAAGTTAAAACAAATTAACGAAGCGCGCGATCGCCTCAGATCCGGTCCGGGAAAACCCAGCGCCAGCGATCGGCCCTCGTCAGGATACCAAACCAACAAATCCAGCGCCGGTTACACCTACTCCAATCCTCCCCATCCCGGCGATCGGACCCACGCTCATGCTCAGGGTCAACGGCGATCGCACAAACCGCACAATCCCGACCTAACCGGAGCCGACTTGCGGGGTCAAAACCTGCGAGAAAAAGACCTATCCGGCAGAAATTTAAGCCATGCTAACCTTAGTCAAGCGGACCTTAGTGATGGCTTTTTACACAAAATTAATTTATCCGGAGCCAACTTGCAAGGAGCCAACTTATTCCGCGCCAATTTATTGCAAGCCAATCTCACTTATGCCAACTTACAAAATGTTAATTTAATCGGAGCCGATTTAAGTGGAGCCGATTTAACTGGCGCTGACCTACGGGGCGCTAAAATCGGCACAAAAGACCGCCTTTTTGTCAAGCTAATTGGCACCAAATTAACCGGAGCCATCATGCCAGACGGTCGCATTCACGAATAA
- a CDS encoding methyl-accepting chemotaxis protein produces MSTYEQSRQFPQIPLAANERSVLLSISRIASITVILIGCMVIFGWMFNIPTLKSIVPGLVTMKANTAIGFILGGTCISLWHRGSRESQSRRIALICAILVLLLGLLTLMQYGLGINLGIDELFFKESVGAVATATPGRMAPNSALNFLLLGSALLLICIPRPNYLAAQFLTILGFLIAFFGFLGYLYGNAFFYRLDKAFTAMALHTAVGFIVLCLAMLFARLDVGIMAAIASPTAGGLMARRLYPAAIIIPPVLCWIILIGWRGDLYTAEMGISLLGILNVIVFSGLIWWNAWTLGQIDRQRLHAETSLKKAFESLEYRAKMQKTLSTELATAFSQIRTTMNELEASASATAEQAKAADAQAHRSRSLSSGGKAAVDRTQTGMNTLEQKVGAIASEITQTQQQAAQIGEISRLVSHLATQTNILALNAAIEASRAGEQGKGFGVVASEIRSLADQSKVLAQKISNLINDIQMAVASTVAVTEEGIETVQTGVAIAQEMAEAFDGVAQAIDNIFVNNQNIALTAQQQAAAIAQVVNVMNAIDLNPHETLSRPGDA; encoded by the coding sequence ATGTCCACCTACGAACAGTCCCGTCAGTTTCCACAGATTCCCTTGGCCGCTAATGAGCGATCGGTCCTGTTATCTATATCTCGGATAGCCAGCATTACGGTTATTTTGATTGGCTGTATGGTCATCTTCGGATGGATGTTCAATATCCCGACGCTCAAAAGCATTGTCCCTGGATTAGTGACCATGAAAGCCAATACCGCGATTGGTTTTATCTTGGGAGGAACTTGCATTAGCTTATGGCATCGAGGGTCCAGAGAGAGTCAGAGCAGGCGAATTGCTTTAATTTGCGCCATCTTGGTTTTGCTCCTAGGGTTGTTGACTTTAATGCAATATGGGTTGGGCATCAATTTAGGGATTGATGAACTGTTTTTTAAAGAATCTGTGGGTGCTGTTGCTACGGCGACCCCCGGAAGGATGGCACCGAATAGTGCCTTGAATTTTCTGTTGTTGGGTTCGGCTTTGCTGCTGATTTGTATTCCCCGACCGAACTATTTAGCGGCGCAATTTTTGACGATTTTAGGATTTTTAATTGCGTTTTTTGGGTTTTTGGGGTACTTGTATGGCAATGCCTTTTTTTATCGCTTAGATAAAGCATTTACCGCGATGGCATTGCATACTGCGGTAGGATTTATCGTGCTGTGCTTGGCGATGCTGTTTGCGCGTCTTGATGTGGGAATTATGGCCGCGATCGCCAGTCCCACCGCAGGGGGATTGATGGCGAGACGGCTTTATCCGGCAGCGATTATTATCCCTCCAGTCTTATGTTGGATCATTTTAATCGGTTGGCGGGGAGATTTATACACGGCAGAGATGGGAATTTCTCTCCTCGGTATATTAAATGTGATAGTTTTTTCCGGGTTGATTTGGTGGAATGCCTGGACCCTAGGACAGATCGATCGCCAACGGCTTCACGCAGAAACCAGCCTGAAAAAGGCATTTGAATCCTTAGAATACAGGGCGAAAATGCAGAAAACTCTATCTACGGAGTTGGCAACCGCATTTTCTCAAATTAGAACAACTATGAATGAATTGGAAGCCTCTGCAAGTGCTACAGCAGAACAAGCGAAGGCGGCAGATGCTCAAGCTCATCGATCGCGATCGCTTTCATCGGGAGGAAAGGCGGCGGTGGACCGGACTCAAACTGGCATGAATACGTTAGAACAGAAGGTGGGCGCGATCGCTTCTGAGATTACCCAGACTCAACAGCAAGCGGCTCAAATTGGGGAGATTTCTCGGTTGGTCAGTCATTTAGCCACTCAGACCAATATTCTGGCGTTGAATGCAGCGATCGAAGCAAGTCGGGCAGGGGAGCAGGGAAAGGGTTTTGGCGTCGTTGCCAGCGAAATTCGGTCTTTAGCGGACCAAAGTAAGGTACTCGCACAAAAGATTAGTAACTTAATTAATGATATCCAGATGGCAGTCGCTTCTACGGTGGCGGTAACGGAAGAGGGCATCGAAACGGTACAAACTGGGGTGGCGATCGCTCAAGAAATGGCGGAGGCATTTGATGGGGTTGCTCAAGCAATCGACAATATTTTTGTTAACAATCAAAATATTGCCCTCACCGCCCAACAGCAAGCAGCGGCGATCGCTCAAGTGGTTAATGTAATGAATGCGATCGATCTCAACCCTCATGAAACCCTGTCCAGACCCGGGGATGCTTGA
- a CDS encoding S8 family serine peptidase, with protein sequence MLDPTSLFNESYYLSHNPDVMAAVSAGILTSGFQHFIEVGQFENRQPSAWFEPDFYLALYPDVRMAVTEGETTAFQHFIETGQCENRDPITEFFTDIYLAHNSDIATAVTGDLLTAYEHFVASGQGEGRSPGPNFDATFYLTHHPDVAALVRKGQMSAVEHYLLFGASEGRAATENNAPLALNETLELGVLGTRNLTGATSPDTSPQLYGFRVDSPSQVSLLLSRLSDDIQVTLYQDHNGNGVLDFTEAIATDTEPGTRTKLLNSVLNPGDYSLAIASPNGETSYHLSLSTVPLSNSYPNLTETQQFSLQEIGSLSSQVLLRNFVEPNNSTDIYQFTLDTTTPVQIELNGLTADVDLFLVQDSLESAQILAESTTPGTQPETITHTALEPGTYSVWVNPVEGETEYHLSLFPDISPDSETRTLDIPPPMFDPNFGFGLVDAAAAVARVLGEPTPFPQVPNPILNNYALDALNAPAVWNRGYTGEGVVIAVLDTGIDLTHRDLQGNLWMNVGEIPGNGLDNDGNGFIDDFHGYDFVEGNGNPSFSYSTERHGTHLAGIIGAQRNGIDGTFNGGIPFDVTGVAYNATVMPVRVLDDRQSFDEFEIAVANGIRYAVDNGAQILNLSLGNLPGEPPTERIADALRFARDRGVVAVFASGNQGSARATQPSDPAIRAAEGLGIAVGAVDRDRRVAPFSNPAGSAVGPYPFLVAPGVGIRSTTPNQNYFTIDGTSMAAPYVSGVVALMLQANPNLTPAEVERILIETANRSSVWV encoded by the coding sequence GTGTTAGACCCCACCAGCTTATTTAACGAAAGCTATTACCTCAGCCATAATCCCGACGTGATGGCGGCAGTTAGTGCTGGTATTTTAACCAGTGGATTCCAACATTTCATCGAGGTGGGTCAATTTGAAAATCGCCAACCCAGCGCTTGGTTTGAACCGGATTTTTATTTAGCCTTATATCCCGATGTCAGGATGGCAGTGACTGAGGGAGAAACGACAGCCTTTCAACATTTCATTGAGACGGGTCAATGTGAAAATCGCGATCCGATCACGGAATTTTTTACCGATATTTATCTCGCTCATAACTCGGATATTGCTACAGCAGTGACAGGGGATTTACTCACCGCTTATGAACATTTTGTAGCGTCGGGACAAGGGGAAGGACGGTCACCCGGACCTAACTTTGATGCTACATTTTATTTGACCCATCATCCTGATGTAGCGGCATTAGTGAGAAAGGGACAAATGAGTGCAGTGGAACATTACCTGCTATTCGGCGCATCGGAGGGACGTGCAGCAACGGAAAATAACGCCCCCCTCGCCCTCAACGAAACCCTAGAATTGGGGGTACTGGGGACCCGAAACCTCACCGGGGCAACTTCCCCAGACACCTCACCGCAACTCTATGGGTTTCGCGTAGATAGCCCGAGTCAAGTGAGTTTACTTTTGAGTAGACTGAGTGATGATATCCAGGTCACCCTGTATCAGGACCACAACGGCAATGGAGTCCTCGACTTTACCGAGGCGATCGCCACCGATACAGAACCCGGAACCCGCACCAAACTCTTGAACTCCGTCTTAAATCCAGGGGATTACTCCCTGGCGATCGCCTCCCCAAACGGCGAAACCTCCTATCATCTAAGTCTGTCTACCGTCCCCCTTTCCAACTCCTACCCCAATCTCACCGAAACCCAGCAATTCTCTCTCCAAGAAATCGGTTCCCTCTCCTCACAAGTCCTCCTCCGCAACTTTGTAGAACCCAACAACTCCACAGACATCTACCAATTTACCCTCGATACAACCACCCCCGTTCAGATCGAACTGAATGGATTAACGGCTGATGTAGACTTATTTTTAGTTCAGGACTCCCTGGAAAGCGCCCAAATTCTCGCCGAATCCACCACCCCAGGCACTCAACCCGAAACGATTACCCACACTGCCTTAGAACCGGGAACCTATTCCGTATGGGTAAACCCTGTAGAAGGAGAAACCGAGTATCACTTGAGTCTTTTCCCGGATATCTCCCCAGATTCAGAAACTCGCACTCTGGACATCCCTCCTCCAATGTTTGACCCGAACTTTGGGTTTGGGTTAGTGGATGCTGCCGCTGCTGTAGCGCGCGTCTTGGGAGAACCCACACCGTTTCCCCAAGTCCCCAATCCCATCCTCAATAATTATGCCTTAGATGCGCTTAATGCACCCGCTGTTTGGAACCGGGGATATACCGGAGAGGGAGTGGTGATCGCGGTTTTAGATACGGGAATCGATCTCACCCATCGGGACCTCCAGGGGAATCTCTGGATGAATGTCGGTGAAATTCCCGGCAACGGATTGGATAATGATGGCAATGGGTTTATTGATGACTTTCATGGCTATGATTTTGTTGAGGGGAATGGGAATCCCTCCTTTTCTTACTCAACCGAACGTCATGGGACGCACCTAGCGGGGATTATTGGTGCACAGAGAAATGGGATTGATGGGACTTTCAATGGGGGAATCCCGTTTGATGTCACCGGAGTGGCATACAATGCGACGGTAATGCCGGTGCGTGTTCTGGACGATCGCCAGTCCTTCGATGAATTTGAAATCGCCGTCGCCAATGGAATTCGCTATGCCGTAGACAATGGTGCACAGATATTGAATTTGAGCTTAGGGAATTTGCCCGGAGAACCGCCTACAGAAAGGATTGCTGATGCTTTGCGCTTTGCGCGCGATCGCGGAGTCGTCGCCGTCTTTGCCTCGGGAAATCAAGGATCAGCCAGGGCCACTCAACCGTCCGATCCGGCCATTCGTGCCGCCGAAGGACTAGGAATTGCCGTGGGTGCAGTCGATCGCGATCGCCGAGTCGCCCCCTTCTCCAATCCCGCCGGGTCCGCCGTTGGTCCCTATCCTTTCCTGGTAGCACCCGGAGTTGGCATCCGTTCCACCACCCCCAATCAGAACTATTTTACCATAGACGGCACCTCAATGGCTGCCCCTTATGTTTCTGGGGTTGTTGCCTTGATGTTGCAAGCTAATCCGAATTTAACCCCTGCGGAAGTGGAACGCATTCTCATCGAAACGGCCAACCGTTCTAGCGTCTGGGTCTAA